A genomic window from Cucumis melo cultivar AY chromosome 8, USDA_Cmelo_AY_1.0, whole genome shotgun sequence includes:
- the LOC103484494 gene encoding protein DMP6 — MEIKTADEETQSRIDQKQPLLRETTFIPSRDEKTLIQKAISQTFRSTANLANLLPTGTVLAFQLLSPIFTNQGNCDSISRYLTAGLVALCGLSCFLQSFTDSFRDSQGNVSYGFATFRGLWVIDGSVELPPTVAAKYRLRFIDFLHAFMSILVFSAVALFDENVVNCFYPTPSDQAEEILTSLPVAIGVFCSMLFVVFPTKRHGIGFPVSAN; from the coding sequence ATGGAGATCAAAACCGCCGATGAAGAAACCCAATCTCGTATTGATCAGAAACAACCCCTTTTGCGAGAAACCACGTTCATCCCATCGAGAGATGAAAAAACCCTCATCCAAAAAGCCATTTCTCAAACCTTTCGAAGCACTGCTAATCTGGCTAATCTTCTACCTACTGGAACTGTCCTCGCATTTCAACTTCTTTCCCCCATTTTCACCAATCAAGGCAACTGCGACTCAATTTCTCGCTACCTCACCGCCGGCCTCGTTGCTCTCTGTGGATTGTCTTGTTTTCTTCAGAGTTTCACGGATAGTTTCAGAGACAGTCAGGGGAATGTTTCCTATGGATTCGCCACTTTCAGAGGCTTGTGGGTCATCGACGGCTCCGTGGAACTTCCGCCGACCGTCGCGGCTAAGTATCGGCTGAGGTTTATTGATTTCCTGCATGCTTTCATGTCGATTCTGGTTTTCTCGGCTGTTGCTCTGTTTGATGAGAATGTGGTGAACTGTTTCTACCCGACGCCGTCGGATCAGGCGGAGGAGATTTTGACGTCTTTGCCGGTTGCCATTGGGGTGTTTTGTAGTATGTTGTTTGTTGTTTTTCCGACCAAACGCCATGGAATTGGTTTCCCTGTCTCTGCTAATTAG